The genome window gaaaatcatctttttaaatgcacaaaaaaaaaatgtactaattgtacattatacatttttttcctatggtattttttccccccatacaGGGAAAAAGCTATGGTTATTGTACATTATAATTATAGACCCTCATTATCAGTACTACCTGGTGAAATTCAAGGTTTGTGTAAGCTTTAGTTTCAGATTTGTGTCTACTACTAAAAGCACTTACTGTGTTTTGAAGTGAAACCGCTTGTGTTAGTTCGGTGAGGAAAAACAGTTGAAATTTCCTCTGCATTTTGCAAAGTTTTTTCAAGTGAAAAGTGTGCCCTCCAGTGCTAAAGCCATGTTAGTACATCACCGTCGTTAAACTGCCTTTCAAGCTCTTGTTTATCGTGTACACTTGCACATATCACAAGTTACTCTTTAGCAGAAATTTGTTTCCGACAGATtgatacataataaaaatcattgtaTGTGTTTCTTTGGATTGCAAAAGCTTAGTGTGATATTTTACTGTGAATCACACAACccttttttttgtaagtaaaataaatcatgacaatgtttaaaatggttttattttgtacagTGTAAAAAGGTCCTGGGTTACACTGTAGTTTACATTAAGTAAAACAACACAAAGGTTTCAGAAAAATTGTCTCGTTAATAAGGCACTAATGGTAGTACTAAGGAAATAAGTACAAAACAACAATTTCCCAGGAACAAAGTGTTACTTCGTGTACAGTTGGTAAATTTAGTTTCAATTGCATTGCACAATTTAAAGTAGAGTGAAGGACCTGTTAAACTGCTACATTAGATTGTTCTGGAAATGGCATAAGGTTTCTTTAGGCAATATGTATACAGTAATGTCAAAACATTCAGGTTTCCCTCCAAGAACTGTTTATTTCTCCTATTTATCAAaccaaattatacattttttaaattagtccTTATTAACACACTAAAATCATAGAAGAAAtcatacaattatttaaattttacacgGTTTCCTTGACGAAAAGGTTATTTCATTCAAATAGTAACAGGTAACCCATAGTAACCCATGCTCTGATCTCATAGTGACAAACGACTGATATTGATTCAGTTTAGTGCTCTAAGCCATCaatgaataataatgaacaTAATGAGGAATAATGTTACTTTGTTTAGGAAATACATTGTATTCATGAAATAAAAAGTTCTTGGTACTCTACTCACGTTAGCAACCCTACTGTTGTGCTGTATTTTCTCACAGCTCGAGGTTCCACCATTTAAAGGCGAAAGGTTCTCTGCGCACATTGGAGCCGCAATGAACTTCACCCAGAAGCTTGTGGTAGGATGCAAAGTCATCAATGAAGCTGCAGTTCAGGCCGAGCGGCTCGAGGAGAGAGCACATCTCAGTCTCTAGGGCACATTTACCATCCACCTTCGGCCCAAAAGGTTTTGGAATGCCAAGGTTTTTCCCGAGTACTATCATGTTCACCTGCAAGAACGATAGGCAATGTTTACATTAGCAGGCAGTAATGATAAAAGATCAGACTCTTTAAAATATGTCaggattaaatacatttaaataagtaTGGTAAAACCATGTTAAATATTagtaaaggagaaaaaaagtcactaaatgtaaatatcagaACTGAAAAAGATTAGTATTAGAAATAGAAACTAGAAATAGAATATTAAATGGTTATAAGtttctttgtttaaatcaaAGACAAAAGGGTATTTAAAGAAAGTGTGGTGATCTGAGAAAAGCTGTCAGAATATGAGGAGACagttctgggggaaaaaaaggccaaaaatattttacttttaagaaaatatgaaatgtaataattgaaatttaagaaaatatatatttcaccCCAGCTACCTTCTaatccaatccatcgcagatcagacatatatatatatttatatatagtacgtacccacatacacacactacagcaatttgggagcaccaattaacctaatctagtcttcggactgttggaggaaaccggtgtatacggagaaaacccaccaagcacggggtaaacatgcaaactctatgcacacagaccctggaggtgcaaggcgacagtgctaaacagtttaattgtttttgaaatacaagcaaAGTCAAGATAAACATATTCTAGGAAAGTGTGCTGTAGGTTTTTTATGAAGACCATGTAAATGAATTTCCCAGGTCACCACACACATGCTACATTACCAGTTTACTAAAGGATCAAACTATACCATGTCAGGGTAAAAGGCCACAGCTCTCTTCTCTTTATGCATTACTGTAAAAAGGACTGGGACATCGATGATGTCTTCATCATCTAGTGCAAGCTCTTTCTTTAGAACATCTCTGTTCCAGTCAATACAGCCCtgagagggaaaaaagagaaatttaGAAAGGCAGACAGGGGATTTAAGTTTTCATGACTTTAATTTAGTCTGGAATCACATGTATATATTCAAATACAAAACTTTACTGTACCACCTGTGAGCTTTTATATTTAGAGGTTGATTTAAATTAGATCACTGACCTGAACATAATTGTTTTGCGCTTGGAGCCCCACGTCTTTCAAGATCTTATCAACACTGACCTCATCTTGTGTccctgttgaaaaaaaagacagattgtTGACCGATAATGTTGATAGAGACGACTGACATATGGAATATCCAAAAGAGCACTTCCAACCATTCACCTGGAAACATCTTAGCATTTCCATGACCCTTTTTCTGCAATTTCCTGAAGACTTTATAAGCTGCGTCAGGGCTGGCCAGCAGCAACCTGAATCCCTAAACAATAATGAAAGTATTTAAATTAGAGTTAGGAGAAGGAGCAGGGTGAACAAGCACTTAATGATGCATAATGAAACTCAACACACAGAACAACCGGATCTGATGTCTAACTAAACAAATAATGGGTTTTAATATGTACCTTTCTGTCAGGAGCTGGAACAAAAGTCATGAACTCATCCACATGACCCACCACGAGCCAATCCGAGTAGAGAGCAATGGGCTCCTGAACCTTCTGAGCCCACAGGAAGTCCTGTACCACTTTGGTCATATTGCGACCATACTCGGTGCTGTTGAGACAGTATGGGATAAAAGCTGGTAGATATCTTTGTCTATACTTAACTGGTATAATTGCACAAATGCTGAGCCTTGTTTCTCAATCATTAAGTGGCAGATTCCAGTGTTACGGATGTGATGTTAGGACTCAAACATACAAGCAAAGACTCAGAGCATGACCAAGCTTAGTATCAGTGAACTAATGCAGATAGCTTTCCTTGTAATCTctttatctaaaaataaatatttaaaatgttattgatTTCACATGTCTGAATCAGTACTCTGCAAACTATATAAAGAAAACGcttaaataattaactttaatgttggtctttcggctgctcctggcaagaCCACAGCGGATCATCCGGTTCGCACATCCTGTATCCTTGAAACtaaagcttggcacaggttttacgccggatgcccttgctgatgcaaccctcacattttatccgggcttggaaccagcactgcatccagtggctggggttttgggcattggctgcaaatcgaacctgggccttccgcatggcaggtgaaacatCTACCattgagccaccagtgcccttgaataatgaactttaatatGAACACTTGCATGAACAAAGATGTAGCAtagatgtgtgtaaatgattatccTGGTTAGGTTGGCACATGAGTATGCacaaaagtatgtgtgtgttatttcaagccataaatatgcaattatggaacataatttaacattttaaaatgaaaacaaaatgtttcaaaagtttttaagttaaaaactacagtataatctGTAAAGAAAGGCCACAGGACATCATGccatttatgtgattttttcAGTTTCAGATAAATCTGTTTGTAGCCAGCTTGATAAATGAGGTCTAACATCTATTCAGCAATATATAAAGCTTTTGAGTTACTCACGTAGGAAAGGCCACGCCAATGATGATCCGGCCCAGTGGGTAGTTCTTCCCGTTCACGGTGACAGGGGGGCTTACCTCCAGGTTACCGAATGAGTCCAAGCTGTTCACCTCTTCTCTTGATGCGAGGCGGGTCACATAGCCAAAGTCTGGACCCTGAGAAAGAAGTTTCAGTATGTTCAACATTCttgtcatgtaaaaaaaatcatctttcaTTTGGAGTGCAGGAAACTCTTCAATATTTAAACCAGAATTTCTAAAGGCTGAAATCTTAAGGTACTGTAATTTGGTCTAAACAATGCTATACAAACAGCAACAGTCAGTGACATTACTGAGCCAAATACTGTAGACAATTAACCTGATGTATTGTAAACAAAAAAGTCTTTCTAACAGCTGACTTAATGAACATCAGTAAAACTGCACAAAATGTTGTCAGTCATACCAATAAGACATTATAGGGGAAATCCCTAAGGTCTCCATTTCGTGGAGAGTCCAGGACCACAGGAAAACTTTGGTGAGGAGAATCAATATAGCCGAACTCGAGCTCATCCTGCAGAGTAAAAGCACTGGGGATTATTCAATCTGCATACAAGTATACTAACAAGTATAGCAAAGTCAATATCTTAACCTTTTAAACAAGAATTTAcacttaaaagttttaaatgtgaAGAGATCATTGACAAGAACAGCTGATTAGCGCAAACCTGCATCCAGCGATCTCCTCGGTTCATGTACTCGTAGCATATTTTCAGTTTCAGTCCACTCTTCTGCACCACTTGATTCATGCCCTTCAGAAACTCGTGGTTATCCTTTGTGCTGTTGGTACATTAAAAAGAAAGGATTCAGCCAGCTGACCCCACACACTCCCACAAATAATCTCCACCAATCCCACTGATTTCTTTGACTAATCCAATGCACTCCAGCAGTAACTGTTAATTAAGACAATTTTGCACACTGTCAATCACTTCTGACCAACCACACGCACTCCTGCATTTTGATTTAGTTTGTAGCAATATTTACTATAGAACTTGGCTGGACTCGTTTCCCAAAATATGAATGAAGATGAGGCATTTaataagaatgaatgaatgtgtactgtaaatccATCCAAAGGAGCTGCTCTAAAACCCAGCAATCTCTAATGTAAATACATGTAGCCTTTTTTCTGTCTCATAACTTTACTTCTGAGTGCTACCcttgaataaaagaaaaaaaaaacatttgttcatgCAGCTTTGTTAGGTCCCATGTGAGTCTCGACATGTACATCTACAGTAGCTTATCTAAAGATAACAAGTAATGAACAGTGTGTatagtttaaataatgtttaatgatTAATGTTTATTCTTGACTTGGTTTGCTTACCTGCAGGCGTAGACTTCCAAAGGCTTGAGGGTGTTGGGTGTCATAATCCAAGGAGCAACACGGAACATGACCTTGTCAGTGAAAACTGGAGTCTCTGGAAACCCCTAGGAAACCAAAAACAGGGCCTGTCTTATCACTCACTCTCCatcatcttctatatcgctttattctgtattcagggtcgcgggaacctggagcctatcccagggggcttagggcacaatgcagtgtacaccctggacagggtgccaatccatcgcagggcacactcacatacacacactcacacaaacactataggcaatttgggaattccccaattagcctaacctgcatatctttggactgtgggaggaaaccgaagtacccggaggaaacccaccaagcacagggagaacatgcaaactccatgcacacagagacgggaatcgagtctggacaggaatcaaaccctggaggtgcaaggcgacatccATTCTAACAGATACTGTAGGTACACCCAAACTAGGTGTGCAGCATCCCTTTGTATCTTAAAGAAAAGACACAGATTTCTTTTAAGTACTTGCACTGACCTCAGCAACAGGCTCCAAAAGACTAATGTTGATGGTAAGTAGCCCATCGAAATCTTTATCCGGAAAGCGGATGCCCTCTACATAGAACATCAGCTCAGACTTGCCACCTGGGTAGGGAACTTCATTCGCCAGTTGGCGTTTGTTCAGCACTAAAGGATATTGCTTCTGGAACAAGCCAAGGAATATATGTTCtggaataaagcaaaaaaaaattatattaattgattttaattgctgcagggttttttttcacGTTGCTCCTGCTTATACTCCAGCTGGCCATTTTAATAGGAACTGTTCATTGATGCAAAGCAACCGTTCACAGGATAGCGCTACAGTCCGTgaaatcatatactgtaggaaGAGGTCTAGACCTTCAATTAATGTTTACAAAAAGCACCAgcagaataaaaaatgtgaCTTTAGTAACATTCAAAACCAACATTTTGAAACCTAATATTCCTGTTTGTACTCTAGGTGGTGAGAGTGAAACCCAGTGTGGTCTTCCGCTGTTGAAGCTAATCCACTTTAAAGGTTTGATGTGCCGttttctgaaatgtttttttgcacacCACTTTCTGTAGAGGCTGAAGCAAGTCAACATAACCACACCAATCCTCACCATTTACTACAGAGGTAGAACTTAGAGCATCCTGACTAGCTGCCTCACCTTGTAGTACAGGAACCGCACAGTTTCTGACCACAACTGGATTTAAACAACAGTTAAGTAGATAACCAGGGTATCACTACAAACCATCATTGCCTTACACATTAATAATCTGGCAAAAGGTACTAAAGTTTTCCTGCCATTACTCACGTGAACTATTCAAATCCTAACTCAAAAGTATGACTCAATAGCACTGGACACATTACAAACCTGCATCACATACTTTATTCATTAAAACTCTTTTTGCTGCTAGACTACTCGATAGTTTATAGCCCACAGGTCTGTGTATTTAGTGTCCTGAGTATTTATTGTCCTGCATTCATATTTGCTGTTGTGTTACTTTATGCAGTCTTAACACTGTTCTGCGTTGCACCATGgacctggagaaaaaaaacattttacattcccTTCCAAAGTATATAAGTTATATAATAGATGACAGAcaataaaaactgaattgaCTTCACTAGTGTTACTGTAGACTTCCTGTCAGTTTGAACCATTCTGTCCATTCTCTgtcaattctttttttaactctgATCTGGTACCAACAACCAATCCACAGTCAAAGTCAGGGAGATCTCTTTTGAACACATGCTGTAAACCAAATCACTTTAATGCATGCAGAAAATGTTGTGGATTGCACTACTGCCACTTGGATGGGACGATTTTATAACTGCATGAACCAGCAGTGGCAAATAGTCATATCTAGTTTGCCCTGTACTTGCATACA of Clarias gariepinus isolate MV-2021 ecotype Netherlands chromosome 6, CGAR_prim_01v2, whole genome shotgun sequence contains these proteins:
- the padi2 gene encoding LOW QUALITY PROTEIN: protein-arginine deiminase type-2 (The sequence of the model RefSeq protein was modified relative to this genomic sequence to represent the inferred CDS: inserted 2 bases in 1 codon); its protein translation is MDQQKKNPTTVFLPKRDLPNIATNMSQRSYRLQLNSILRVVYVVGTKLKINLDSCAPLESKLYSVKCTPNVQCKVLSQVQAGTSLFSPQPLGRNTVLLXEEASLQPNDSKLSVRFYGEKSDLLGNAVLHLTAVEISLDVDADRDGVVEKNNPNKASWKWGPKGHGAILLVNCDTESLIYKKVDHENEELTKVSDLKDMSKMILRTSGPPVLPDGYKLCLHISQTDAESVRIFRATSSKQAESSLKHIFLGLFQKQYPLVLNKRQLANEVPYPGGKSELMFYVEGIRFPDKDFDGLLTINISLLEPVAEGFPETPVFTDKVMFRVAPWIMTPNTLKPLEVYACSTKDNHEFLKGMNQVVQKSGLKLKICYEYMNRGDRWMQDELEFGYIDSPHQSFPVVLDSPRNGDLRDFPYNVLLGPDFGYVTRLASREEVNSLDSFGNLEVSPPVTVNGKNYPLGRIIIGVAFPTTEYGRNMTKVVQDFLWAQKVQEPIALYSDWLVVGHVDEFMTFVPAPDRKGFRLLLASPDAAYKVFRKLQKKGHGNAKMFPGTQDEVSVDKILKDVGLQAQNNYVQGCIDWNRDVLKKELALDDEDIIDVPVLFTVMHKEKRAVAFYPDMVNMIVLGKNLGIPKPFGPKVDGKCALETEMCSLLEPLGLNCSFIDDFASYHKLLGEVHCGSNVRREPFAFKWWNLEL